A region of Halalkaliarchaeum desulfuricum DNA encodes the following proteins:
- a CDS encoding electron transfer flavoprotein subunit alpha/FixB family protein yields the protein MTAYDNDIWVYLESADGAVSNVSYEILGKARELAGELDTGVTAVLVGAGDDLDGLAEAAIARGADGVVQIEHDLLDVYRPETYVDAVEEALREGDPAMFLSPATNDGIGLAGRLAVRLHAGLNADVVRLEVDDDGSLVGGVPAFAGGILAMVKAKGRPQMSTVRPGVFTALEPDDSREGDLAVREPDLSADDILTEVLDREVGETVDLPGADVVVCAGRGFDGDLELARELTEALDATLGVTRPLCDEGLVSRERQIGSTGYSLQADVAICAGISGSVYFTSGLDDVDTVIAVNTDPEEPIFDHADYCIEGDLFEVLPPLIEQLEAEGVISA from the coding sequence ATGACTGCCTACGACAACGACATCTGGGTGTACCTGGAATCGGCGGACGGTGCGGTATCGAACGTCAGCTACGAGATCCTCGGGAAGGCAAGGGAGCTCGCAGGAGAGCTCGACACCGGGGTCACCGCAGTCCTGGTGGGTGCCGGAGACGATCTCGACGGGCTCGCGGAGGCGGCGATCGCCCGGGGTGCCGACGGGGTCGTCCAGATCGAACACGACCTGCTCGACGTCTATCGGCCAGAAACGTACGTCGACGCCGTCGAGGAGGCGCTCCGCGAGGGGGACCCCGCCATGTTCCTGTCGCCGGCGACCAACGACGGGATCGGGCTGGCCGGCCGGCTGGCGGTCCGGCTCCACGCCGGGCTCAACGCCGACGTCGTCCGGCTGGAGGTCGACGACGACGGGAGCCTCGTCGGCGGCGTGCCCGCCTTCGCCGGAGGCATCCTCGCGATGGTGAAAGCGAAGGGACGGCCGCAGATGAGCACCGTCCGACCGGGCGTGTTCACCGCGCTCGAGCCCGACGACTCCCGGGAAGGGGATCTCGCGGTTCGCGAGCCCGATCTCTCTGCGGACGACATCCTCACGGAGGTTCTGGATCGGGAGGTCGGCGAGACAGTCGACCTCCCGGGTGCGGACGTCGTCGTCTGTGCCGGCCGCGGGTTCGACGGCGATCTGGAACTGGCACGCGAACTCACTGAGGCGCTCGACGCAACGCTGGGGGTGACTCGTCCCCTCTGTGACGAGGGACTCGTCTCCCGGGAGCGACAGATCGGCTCGACCGGCTACTCCCTGCAGGCGGACGTGGCGATCTGTGCCGGCATCAGCGGCTCGGTGTACTTCACCTCCGGGCTCGACGACGTCGACACCGTTATCGCGGTGAACACCGACCCCGAGGAGCCGATCTTCGATCACGCCGACTACTGCATCGAGGGCGACCTCTTCGAGGTGTTGCCGCCGTTGATCGAACAGCTGGAGGCCGAGGGGGTGATCTCCGCATGA
- a CDS encoding electron transfer flavoprotein subunit beta/FixA family protein, producing the protein MTLSIAVAVKVVPKPEEVTLDEETMTIDREDADSQLDPAAKNAVELALQLKDAAAEAGEDAEVIAVSMGPPFFEEHLQDVVAMGADDAILLSDRAFAGADTYPTSRVLAAGVRKLGDVDLVLCGEESSDSSTGQVPPGIAEWLDAAQVMAVSEAEIEDGSLHAVRTKAGGEETVRVPLPAVASVEYGVNDPRFPDFKRKRWAENEWELTVYDAGDLDLPESELGLDGSYTEVADLEAIEGPDRLGEWVEGDPETQADEIASVIAQEL; encoded by the coding sequence ATGACGCTTTCGATCGCGGTTGCGGTGAAGGTCGTCCCCAAACCCGAGGAGGTCACGCTCGACGAGGAGACGATGACGATCGACCGGGAGGACGCCGACTCCCAGCTGGACCCTGCCGCCAAGAACGCCGTCGAACTGGCGCTCCAGTTGAAGGACGCGGCTGCGGAGGCCGGCGAGGACGCCGAGGTGATTGCGGTGTCGATGGGGCCGCCGTTCTTCGAGGAACACCTCCAGGACGTGGTCGCAATGGGCGCCGACGACGCAATCTTGCTCTCCGATCGGGCGTTCGCGGGGGCAGACACCTACCCGACGAGCCGAGTGCTCGCGGCGGGCGTCCGGAAACTCGGTGACGTCGATCTGGTGCTCTGTGGCGAGGAGTCGTCGGACTCCTCGACGGGACAGGTGCCGCCGGGGATCGCCGAGTGGCTCGACGCCGCCCAGGTGATGGCCGTAAGCGAGGCGGAAATCGAGGACGGATCGCTGCATGCGGTCCGGACGAAGGCCGGCGGCGAGGAGACCGTGCGGGTGCCGCTTCCGGCGGTCGCGAGCGTCGAGTACGGCGTCAACGACCCTCGGTTCCCGGACTTCAAGCGCAAGCGGTGGGCCGAAAACGAGTGGGAGCTCACCGTCTACGACGCCGGCGACCTCGATTTGCCCGAGTCGGAACTGGGCCTCGACGGCTCCTACACCGAGGTGGCGGATCTCGAGGCGATCGAAGGCCCAGACCGGCTGGGCGAGTGGGTCGAGGGCGACCCCGAGACGCAGGCCGACGAGATCGCGTCGGTGATCGCACAAGAGCTGTAG
- a CDS encoding IS5 family transposase, with protein sequence MNLTTRLTEELVSLAKSYSDDAEEAAAPEGGGSFAEWAMISLHGLRIFLEKSYVMTIDLLETMTQILEIIGLEPDDLPAPSTLNKWLDRIEMAVWRVLLRHSAQLHNPSPDAAVDATYYERSPASKHYCDRTNYRVQTIEATKLVDTETQAILDVHCTTTREGSDADVCAQLARRYPGELRTLAADKGYDSQELREQLRELGIRPLVKHRVFAPYDHAHNARINDDLYNQRSMTETANSSVKRSYGSAVRAREWYREFREIALMCLVYNIKRYVKP encoded by the coding sequence ATGAACCTTACCACCCGCCTCACCGAGGAATTAGTCTCGCTCGCCAAAAGTTATTCCGACGATGCTGAGGAAGCTGCCGCCCCGGAAGGTGGCGGCAGCTTCGCTGAATGGGCGATGATTTCGCTTCACGGCTTGCGAATTTTCCTTGAGAAATCCTACGTGATGACAATCGACCTGTTAGAGACAATGACGCAAATTCTGGAGATTATTGGCCTTGAACCGGACGATCTCCCGGCACCATCCACGTTGAATAAGTGGCTCGACAGGATTGAGATGGCAGTTTGGCGAGTGCTGCTGCGCCACTCGGCGCAGTTGCACAATCCCTCTCCCGACGCTGCCGTTGACGCTACCTACTACGAACGCTCTCCGGCCAGCAAACACTACTGTGACCGCACGAACTACCGCGTTCAGACCATCGAGGCGACGAAACTCGTCGATACAGAGACGCAAGCGATCCTTGACGTACACTGCACCACGACCAGAGAAGGGAGTGACGCCGATGTCTGTGCGCAACTCGCCCGGCGCTACCCGGGCGAGTTACGCACGCTTGCCGCCGATAAGGGCTACGACAGCCAAGAGTTACGCGAGCAACTCCGTGAACTCGGCATCAGACCACTCGTCAAACATCGTGTGTTCGCGCCCTACGATCACGCACACAACGCCCGAATTAACGACGATCTCTACAATCAGCGCTCGATGACCGAAACCGCCAACTCCTCGGTCAAGCGCTCGTACGGCTCGGCCGTCCGAGCGCGTGAATGGTACCGCGAGTTCCGCGAGATTGCCCTGATGTGTCTCGTCTACAACATCAAACGCTACGTCAAACCATGA
- a CDS encoding cold-shock protein has protein sequence MANGKVDFFNDTGGYGFISTDDSDDDVFFHMEDVGGEDLSEGTEIDFDIEQAPKGPRATNVNRV, from the coding sequence ATGGCAAACGGTAAGGTTGATTTCTTCAACGACACAGGCGGCTACGGTTTCATCTCGACTGACGACTCCGACGACGACGTGTTCTTCCACATGGAAGACGTTGGCGGCGAGGATCTGTCCGAAGGAACCGAGATCGATTTCGATATTGAACAGGCTCCCAAGGGCCCCCGCGCGACGAACGTCAATCGCGTATAA
- a CDS encoding class I SAM-dependent methyltransferase gives MNPTQVRRQWAQRSGEYSPEYYAYYGPNEMSETVRRLLESHVGREASVLELGCSSGRHLSYLHEHGFSDLSGIEVNEDATAVMAEAYPALAADATLYINAIEDVIDGFEDDQFDAVYSIQTLQHVHPDSAWIFDELARITGALLVTIEHEGSAESEEHASNEGSAANKRSPESEEPAEIDGATDLDVSYVNDEFPIYHRNWGEIFTERGFTAVETDAERRETVRAFRAPSMDGDGTSR, from the coding sequence GTGAATCCGACACAAGTCCGGCGGCAGTGGGCGCAACGCTCCGGCGAATATTCCCCGGAGTATTATGCCTACTACGGTCCCAACGAGATGAGCGAGACCGTTCGTCGGCTTCTGGAGTCTCACGTCGGGCGAGAGGCGTCGGTCCTGGAGTTGGGCTGTAGTTCGGGCCGGCACCTGTCATATCTCCACGAGCACGGGTTCAGCGATCTCTCGGGGATCGAAGTCAACGAGGACGCCACGGCCGTGATGGCCGAGGCGTATCCGGCGCTCGCAGCCGATGCAACACTCTATATAAACGCGATCGAGGACGTCATCGACGGTTTCGAGGACGATCAGTTCGACGCCGTCTATTCGATACAGACGCTCCAGCACGTCCATCCTGATTCTGCGTGGATCTTCGACGAACTCGCCCGGATCACGGGTGCGCTCCTCGTCACCATCGAACACGAGGGGTCCGCAGAAAGCGAGGAACACGCCAGCAACGAGGGCTCTGCAGCAAACAAACGGTCCCCAGAAAGCGAGGAACCCGCCGAAATCGACGGAGCGACTGACCTGGACGTGAGCTACGTCAACGACGAATTCCCCATCTACCACCGGAACTGGGGCGAAATCTTCACCGAACGAGGGTTTACAGCGGTCGAGACCGACGCCGAACGGCGGGAAACCGTTCGGGCGTTTCGCGCGCCGTCGATGGACGGAGACGGGACGAGTCGCTGA
- a CDS encoding PIN domain-containing protein encodes MILDSSYLFDVMDGNPNALEIGTQLTDNGEIQWLPTPVVAEVYYGVVYTNSEEERRIVQNALMGYPRVDITEEMARTASRLLAAADREHGGDSGVETNDAYIGAVAHELEEPVLTANPDDFEALGVDTETY; translated from the coding sequence GTGATCCTCGATTCCTCGTATCTCTTCGACGTGATGGACGGGAACCCGAACGCCCTGGAAATCGGAACGCAGCTCACGGACAATGGGGAAATCCAGTGGCTTCCGACACCAGTCGTGGCCGAAGTGTACTACGGTGTCGTATACACCAACAGTGAGGAGGAGCGACGCATTGTTCAGAACGCGCTCATGGGATATCCACGAGTGGACATCACTGAAGAGATGGCGCGGACGGCTAGCAGGCTTCTCGCTGCGGCGGACAGGGAACACGGTGGTGACAGCGGCGTCGAGACGAATGACGCCTATATCGGTGCCGTGGCTCACGAACTCGAGGAACCCGTACTTACGGCCAACCCCGACGATTTCGAGGCGCTCGGGGTCGATACCGAAACTTACTGA
- the leuS gene encoding leucine--tRNA ligase, translating into MSEQGYDHTAVERRWQEAWDEADAYRIPDDAEDPTYVLGMYPYPSGELHMGHVRNYTITDAYARYRRMRGDDVLHPMGWDAFGLPAENAAKERDSNPRDWTFDCIETMKGQMESMGFGYDWDREITTCTPEYYRWNQWLFRRFAEEELVERRDADVNWCPDCETVLADEQVEAHNGEELCWRCDTPVETRELAQWFLKITEYADELVEYIDELEGWPDSVRQMQRNWIGRQYGTTLPFEITGPDGSERDYGTVEAFTTRADTVFGATFFALAPDHPITEELIETDDAVHEFVHHEADPDGDEPNGVRTDLTARNPVTGEELPVFVADFVLSDVGTGALMGVPGHDHRDHEFASKKGVPIEPVIAPEPDDWEGPETDEVPDAPDVSEGAFTDDGVLVNSGDYTGLDSDTAREQITADTSGAEETTQYRLRDWGISRQRYWGTPIPVVHCDDCGPVLVPEAELPVELPEFINTTGNPLDAADEWKETTCPDCGADAVRETDTMDTFVDSSWYFLRYVSPDLTEGPFDLERANDWMPVDQYVGGIEHAVMHLLYSRFFTKVLADHEGLQHREPFTNLLAQGMVQLEGAKMSKSKGNVVSPQRIVEEYGADTARLFMMQAAQPERDFDWSEEGVRSTYRFLTRLKREVEAFVSTSPDGDRTPVADYVESEIDATIEAATADYETLTFNTALREAQGLVRTIRQYREHAEEQGEETHAPTVGRGLAAAIKLLAPVAPHLAEELYDELGDVDGGSDWVDEGLLVDATWPEPDGDIEGATERRKLVANTREDVRQIVDVAGIDDPERIDVVVTPDWKFRALEIAVESDADNLISELMGDAEIREHGDAAADFGKELDAEREALTLTLPPEREYEALREAAWLIEREFEAPVRVLRAEAADDDVAGKAEPGRPAIHIEEGQ; encoded by the coding sequence ATGTCCGAACAGGGATACGACCACACAGCGGTCGAACGACGATGGCAGGAGGCCTGGGACGAGGCCGACGCGTACCGGATCCCCGACGATGCCGAGGACCCGACTTACGTCCTCGGGATGTACCCGTACCCCTCCGGGGAACTCCACATGGGGCACGTCAGGAACTACACGATCACCGACGCCTACGCCCGGTACCGGCGCATGCGCGGCGACGACGTGCTGCACCCGATGGGGTGGGACGCGTTCGGCCTCCCCGCCGAAAACGCCGCCAAGGAGCGGGACAGCAACCCCCGCGACTGGACGTTCGACTGCATCGAGACGATGAAAGGACAGATGGAGTCGATGGGCTTTGGCTACGACTGGGACCGCGAGATCACCACCTGCACGCCGGAGTACTACCGCTGGAACCAGTGGCTGTTCCGACGCTTTGCCGAGGAGGAGCTCGTCGAGCGCCGCGACGCCGACGTGAACTGGTGTCCCGACTGCGAGACCGTCCTGGCCGACGAACAGGTTGAGGCCCACAACGGCGAGGAACTGTGCTGGCGGTGTGACACCCCCGTCGAGACGCGCGAGCTGGCCCAGTGGTTCCTGAAGATCACCGAGTACGCCGACGAGCTCGTGGAGTACATCGACGAGCTGGAGGGATGGCCAGACTCCGTCCGACAGATGCAACGGAACTGGATCGGCCGGCAGTACGGAACCACCCTCCCGTTCGAGATCACCGGTCCGGACGGATCGGAGCGCGACTACGGCACCGTCGAGGCGTTCACCACCCGTGCCGACACCGTCTTCGGCGCGACGTTCTTCGCGCTGGCGCCCGATCACCCGATCACCGAAGAGCTGATCGAGACCGACGACGCAGTCCACGAGTTCGTCCACCACGAGGCGGACCCGGACGGCGACGAACCCAACGGCGTCAGAACCGACCTGACCGCGAGAAACCCCGTCACCGGCGAGGAGCTGCCGGTGTTCGTGGCCGACTTCGTGCTGTCGGACGTCGGTACCGGCGCCCTGATGGGCGTGCCGGGCCACGACCACCGCGACCACGAGTTCGCCTCGAAGAAGGGCGTCCCGATCGAGCCGGTGATCGCGCCGGAACCCGACGACTGGGAGGGGCCGGAGACCGACGAGGTTCCCGACGCGCCCGACGTGAGCGAGGGGGCCTTCACCGACGACGGCGTGCTCGTAAACTCCGGTGACTACACCGGACTCGACAGCGACACCGCCCGCGAGCAGATCACTGCAGACACCTCCGGCGCCGAGGAGACGACCCAGTACCGGCTTCGCGACTGGGGCATCTCCCGGCAGCGCTACTGGGGGACGCCGATCCCGGTCGTTCACTGCGACGACTGCGGCCCGGTGCTGGTACCCGAGGCGGAACTACCGGTCGAACTCCCCGAATTTATAAACACCACCGGCAACCCGCTGGACGCCGCCGACGAGTGGAAAGAAACCACCTGTCCAGATTGCGGGGCCGACGCCGTCCGGGAGACGGACACGATGGACACGTTCGTCGACTCCTCGTGGTACTTCCTGCGGTACGTCTCCCCCGACCTGACGGAGGGGCCGTTCGACCTTGAGCGGGCCAACGACTGGATGCCGGTCGACCAGTACGTCGGCGGGATCGAACACGCCGTGATGCACCTGCTGTACTCGCGGTTCTTCACCAAGGTGCTCGCCGATCACGAGGGGCTACAGCACCGCGAGCCGTTCACAAACCTGCTCGCGCAGGGAATGGTCCAGCTGGAGGGAGCGAAGATGTCCAAATCGAAGGGCAACGTCGTCTCCCCCCAGCGCATCGTCGAGGAGTACGGCGCCGACACTGCTCGCCTGTTCATGATGCAGGCCGCCCAGCCCGAGCGCGACTTCGACTGGAGCGAGGAGGGCGTCAGGTCGACCTACCGGTTCCTGACCCGGCTGAAACGCGAGGTCGAGGCGTTCGTCTCGACCAGTCCGGACGGCGACCGTACCCCTGTCGCCGATTATGTCGAAAGCGAAATCGATGCGACGATCGAGGCCGCGACAGCCGACTACGAGACGCTGACGTTCAACACCGCCCTCCGGGAGGCACAGGGGCTCGTTCGAACGATCCGGCAGTACCGCGAACACGCCGAAGAGCAGGGTGAAGAGACGCATGCACCGACCGTGGGGCGCGGGCTGGCGGCCGCGATCAAACTGCTGGCGCCCGTCGCACCCCACCTCGCCGAGGAACTGTACGACGAACTCGGCGACGTCGACGGGGGGAGCGACTGGGTGGACGAGGGCCTGCTCGTCGACGCCACCTGGCCAGAACCCGACGGCGACATCGAGGGGGCGACGGAGCGCCGGAAGCTGGTGGCGAACACCCGCGAAGACGTCCGACAGATCGTCGACGTCGCCGGAATCGACGACCCCGAACGCATCGACGTCGTCGTGACGCCCGACTGGAAGTTCCGGGCGCTCGAAATCGCCGTCGAGAGCGACGCCGACAACCTGATCTCCGAGCTGATGGGAGACGCCGAGATCCGCGAACACGGCGACGCAGCAGCCGACTTCGGGAAGGAGCTCGACGCCGAACGCGAGGCACTCACCCTGACGCTGCCGCCCGAGCGAGAGTACGAGGCGCTCAGGGAAGCCGCCTGGCTGATCGAACGCGAATTCGAGGCGCCAGTGCGCGTGCTCCGGGCCGAAGCAGCCGACGACGACGTCGCCGGCAAGGCCGAACCCGGACGACCGGCGATTCACATCGAAGAAGGTCAGTAA
- a CDS encoding NAD(P)/FAD-dependent oxidoreductase, whose protein sequence is MTLSHTRRYDPARVSERDGHAVVIGASVAGLLAGRVLSDGFASVTIIDKDSLPDEPVARKGVPQSDHAHLLMEAGRATIEDLFPGYCEDLIAAGALLLDGASDVNHYLEGDFMADGTERVPMYAASRPLFEQQIRRRVRDLSGVRLRAECSFVDYLSDDAGDIKGVTVSEGGTEDDIHADLVVDATGRTSRTPNWLTAHGYDAPDVEEVTVDTAYSTGWFERPPDRRWSIAMLPDAPRKRGWVAIPIENDEWIVGLSGIHGVRPPTEPEAFEEYIANCPTSVGRWFVETYEFADREIEPYPFPSNVRRYYERLDDFPDGLVVVGDAITSFNPIYGQGMSVAALESLVLHSCLADGYRSAIATEFFERASPILDVAWQMAIGTDFAFEETTGSKPTGLSVFNRYMSRLVRKAHSDGRLRTAFYRVMMMEQPPTSLFRPSIARRVLSPRTRTTGASVDPAALMASGKTTPAPGDD, encoded by the coding sequence ATGACACTATCTCACACTCGCCGATACGATCCTGCTCGGGTATCCGAGCGCGACGGTCACGCCGTCGTGATCGGGGCCAGCGTCGCAGGGTTGCTGGCGGGACGGGTGTTGTCCGACGGGTTCGCCAGTGTGACGATCATCGACAAGGATTCGCTTCCGGACGAACCAGTAGCCCGGAAGGGGGTGCCCCAGTCGGATCACGCCCACCTGCTGATGGAGGCGGGTCGGGCGACGATCGAGGACCTGTTTCCGGGGTACTGTGAGGACTTGATCGCGGCCGGAGCGCTCCTTCTCGACGGCGCCAGCGACGTCAACCACTATCTCGAGGGGGATTTCATGGCCGACGGCACCGAACGAGTGCCGATGTATGCCGCCAGTCGCCCCCTGTTCGAACAGCAGATCCGCCGCCGTGTCCGTGATTTGTCGGGAGTACGACTGCGAGCGGAGTGTTCGTTTGTCGACTATCTGAGTGACGATGCGGGCGACATCAAGGGGGTAACCGTTTCCGAGGGCGGGACCGAAGACGACATCCACGCCGATCTGGTCGTCGACGCGACTGGGCGAACGAGTCGGACGCCGAACTGGCTCACCGCCCACGGATACGACGCCCCCGACGTGGAAGAGGTGACCGTCGATACGGCCTACAGCACGGGATGGTTCGAGCGGCCGCCAGATAGGCGGTGGTCCATCGCGATGTTGCCCGACGCACCACGAAAGCGGGGATGGGTTGCCATTCCGATCGAGAACGACGAGTGGATTGTCGGCCTCTCGGGGATTCACGGGGTTCGCCCGCCGACCGAGCCCGAAGCGTTCGAGGAGTACATCGCAAACTGTCCGACATCAGTCGGCCGGTGGTTCGTCGAGACCTACGAGTTTGCCGACCGCGAAATCGAACCGTACCCGTTCCCCTCCAACGTCAGGCGGTACTACGAGCGGTTGGACGACTTCCCTGACGGACTGGTCGTCGTGGGCGACGCCATCACGAGTTTCAATCCCATCTACGGGCAGGGAATGTCCGTCGCCGCCCTCGAATCGCTCGTGTTGCACAGTTGTCTGGCGGACGGATATCGATCGGCTATCGCGACCGAGTTTTTCGAGCGCGCCTCACCCATCCTCGACGTCGCCTGGCAGATGGCGATCGGGACGGATTTCGCGTTCGAAGAGACGACGGGATCGAAGCCGACGGGACTGTCGGTCTTCAATCGTTACATGTCCCGTCTCGTCAGAAAGGCACACTCCGATGGCCGGTTACGGACGGCCTTCTATCGCGTGATGATGATGGAACAGCCGCCGACGTCGCTGTTCCGTCCGTCGATCGCCCGCCGCGTCTTGAGTCCGCGCACTCGAACGACCGGTGCATCTGTGGATCCGGCTGCCCTGATGGCATCCGGGAAAACGACACCGGCTCCGGGCGACGATTGA
- a CDS encoding SDR family NAD(P)-dependent oxidoreductase, whose product MAETDTQSRTALVTGASSGIGWELADVAAGDGYDVVLTARREERLRELADKLEKKHGVRTTVISQDLAVQNAAETLFESVQDEGLEIHTLVNNAGIPNYGDFLETDREAEQGMMQLNTVTLTELTKLFGREMSTRGDGAILNTASLAALYPIPKKAVYAATKSYVLSFSRAVAHELEDEGITVTALCPGVVETEYADRGNVDDSNTMDGITNDPRTVAKAGWDGLQNGERIVFPSTFATYGAQAVRILPRKMITKLGESTVEEGQSWI is encoded by the coding sequence ATGGCAGAAACTGACACGCAGTCTCGGACGGCACTTGTGACCGGTGCGTCGAGTGGAATCGGGTGGGAGCTCGCAGACGTCGCAGCCGGCGACGGATACGATGTCGTCCTCACAGCCCGCCGCGAAGAACGGCTCCGGGAACTCGCGGATAAACTGGAGAAGAAACACGGGGTTCGAACGACGGTGATCTCGCAGGATCTCGCAGTTCAGAACGCAGCCGAGACGTTGTTCGAATCGGTTCAGGATGAAGGCCTCGAGATACACACGCTCGTCAACAACGCGGGGATCCCGAATTACGGTGATTTTCTCGAGACGGACCGAGAGGCCGAACAGGGAATGATGCAGCTGAATACGGTCACACTCACGGAGCTCACGAAGCTCTTCGGCCGGGAGATGAGCACCCGCGGCGACGGTGCCATACTGAATACTGCGTCGTTAGCGGCGCTGTATCCGATCCCCAAGAAGGCAGTCTATGCAGCGACGAAGTCGTACGTGTTGTCCTTTTCCCGTGCGGTCGCACACGAACTCGAAGACGAGGGGATAACCGTGACGGCGCTGTGTCCCGGGGTCGTAGAAACTGAATACGCCGATCGAGGGAACGTCGATGACAGCAATACGATGGACGGGATCACGAACGATCCGCGAACCGTAGCGAAAGCGGGATGGGACGGACTGCAAAACGGTGAGCGTATCGTGTTCCCCTCGACGTTTGCAACGTACGGTGCCCAGGCCGTACGGATCCTTCCGCGAAAAATGATCACGAAACTCGGCGAGAGCACGGTCGAAGAGGGGCAATCTTGGATTTGA
- a CDS encoding SIMPL domain-containing protein, whose translation MRRRELLAAGGTVAAITLAGCAGTSADDGPNDADGTGNPSVEDVDASGTTRTVIVTNSGEVSDDPDMAVLRAGVESRADTAPEARDEIATKAEELIDALVAYGIDEDDITTRRYYIRDRLDRQAMDEDGARPGDPDFDEEDYTYYQGSHDFEIEIHDVDAVGEVIDVAIDAGADDVGRVTYTLSDDKQADLREEALRQAIEEARSEADTIADEVGAEILEATVVDASEGRVSPVRRDAMMVAEAPEPTPAPDEEPATGIETGEVTVTAEVRIQYEMA comes from the coding sequence ATGAGGCGCAGAGAACTGCTCGCGGCAGGCGGTACCGTTGCGGCAATCACACTTGCGGGCTGTGCCGGCACCAGCGCCGACGACGGCCCGAACGACGCCGACGGGACCGGCAACCCGTCGGTCGAGGACGTGGACGCAAGCGGCACCACCAGAACCGTGATCGTCACCAACTCCGGCGAGGTATCTGACGATCCTGACATGGCCGTGCTGCGGGCCGGTGTCGAGTCGCGGGCCGACACCGCTCCCGAGGCGCGCGACGAGATCGCGACAAAGGCCGAAGAGCTGATCGACGCGCTCGTCGCGTACGGCATCGACGAGGACGACATCACCACCCGGCGATACTACATCCGCGACCGGCTCGACCGGCAGGCGATGGACGAGGACGGCGCCCGCCCCGGCGATCCCGACTTTGACGAAGAAGACTACACCTACTACCAGGGAAGCCACGACTTCGAGATCGAGATCCACGACGTCGACGCCGTCGGTGAGGTGATCGACGTCGCGATCGACGCCGGCGCCGACGATGTCGGGCGAGTGACGTACACGCTCTCGGACGACAAGCAGGCTGACCTCCGGGAGGAGGCGCTCCGTCAGGCGATCGAGGAAGCCCGGTCGGAGGCGGACACGATCGCCGACGAGGTGGGGGCAGAGATCCTCGAGGCGACCGTCGTCGACGCGTCCGAGGGACGAGTCTCCCCGGTTCGACGCGACGCCATGATGGTCGCCGAGGCGCCAGAGCCGACGCCGGCACCCGACGAGGAGCCCGCTACCGGGATCGAAACCGGTGAGGTGACGGTCACCGCCGAGGTTCGGATCCAGTACGAGATGGCCTAA